AGTGGTACCGCCCGGTGTGGTGGCGGCTGGCCCGTACGGAGCTGAACTACCGGCGGTTCTTCAGCATCTCGGAGCTGATCGGGGTGCGCGTGGAGGACCCGGAGGTGTTCGAGGCCACCCACGCCAAGATCCTCCAGCTGCTGCACGAGGGCGTGCTCGACGGACTGCGCGTCGACCACCCCGACGGGCTCGCCGACCCCGACGGCTACCTCGCGCGGCTGCACGAGGCGACCGGCGGGCGCTGGACGGTGGTGGAGAAGATCCTCGCCGACGGCGAGCGGCTCCCGGCGTCCTGGCCCGTCGCGGGCACCACCGGCTACGACGCCCTCCGGCAGATCGACGGCCTGTTCACCGACCAGACCGGGGCGTACGAACTGCTGGGCCGCTACCGGGCGTTCGCCGCGCCGCAGACGGACCGGGGCGGCAACTGGGAGGCGACGGTACGGCGCGCCGCCTACAAGGTGCTCACACACGAGCTGGCCACCGAGACCGACCGGCTCACCCGGGCGGCCACCCGGCTCTGCGCGACCTCGCCGGACCTGGACCTGCGCGACCGGGCGCCCTGGGCCCTGCGCACGGCCGTGGAGGAGCTGCTGGTGCGGATGCGGGTCTACCGGCCGTACGCCTCCACCGACGCCGCCTCCGTCATCACCGAGGACGCCGCCGAGGAGGCCCGGCTCGCCTTCGTGGTGCCCGAGGAGGCGGACGCCGTCGGCGTCGTGCGCCGGCTGCTCGTCGAGCCGCCCGGCGATCCGTCGGCGCCGGACCACGCCGGCCGGGTGGAGTTCCGCACCCGGTTCGCGCAGACCGCGTCGGCGCTGCGCGCCAAGTCGGTGGAGGACACGGCGTTCTACCGCTACGTGCCGCTGCTGTCGGCGACCGAGGTGGGCGGCGACCCGGGCCGGCCCGGGGTGTCGCCGGAGGACTTCCACGCGTACTGCGCACGCATGCAGCGCGACTGGCCGGACACCGGCACGGTGGTCTCCACGCACGACACCAAGCGCAGCGCCGACGTCCGCGCCGCGCTGGCCGTCCTCACCGAGTGCCCCGACCGGTGGGCGGAGCTGCTGGCCGAGGTGAACCGGCCCGAGGAGGGCGTGGGCGTGCCGGACGGGCAGCTGGCCTGGGCGGCCTGGCAGACGGTGTTCGGGCTGGGCCCCGCCGAGGAGGAGCGGGTGCAGCAGGCGCTGCTGAAGCACGCGCGCGAGGCGGGCATGTACACCAGCTGGACGGAGCAGGAACCGCCGTACGAGGAGGCGGTGGCGGCGTTCGTCGCGGCCGGGCCGTGCGGCCCGCCCGGCGAGCGCGTGGCCGCGTTCCGCAAGGCGCTGGAGCCGCACATCCGGGCCAACGTGCTCGGCACGGCCCTGGTCCATCTGACGATGCCCGGAGTGCCGGACCTGTATCAGGGCACGGAGGGCGAGTACCGGGCGCTGGTGGACCCGGACAACCGGCGTCCGGTGTCCTTCCCGCCGGAGGTGCCCGGCGAGAAGGACGCGCTGACCGCGGCGGCCCTGCGGCTGCGCGCCCGGCGTCCCGCCGCCTTCGGCGCGTCCGGGTCCTACGACCCGCTGACCGCCGAGGGCCCGGCGGCCGGGCACTGTGTGGCGTTCGCGCGCTCCGGCGAGGTCGTCACGGCGGTGACCCGGCTCTCCCTCCGGCTCGCCGAGACGGGCGGCTGGCGGGAAACCCGCCTCACCCTGCCGCCCGGCCGCTGGACGGACGTCCTCACCCCGGACCGGGAGTTCACCGGCGACACACCTCTGGCCGACCTCTTCGACCAGTGGCCGGTGGCACTCCTGGAGCGGACGGAGGATGCGTGAGCCCCCGGGCTCAGCGCAGCTCTTGTGGGGCTGGCAGGTCGTCGACCCCATGCCCCTGCACGCCGGGCGCGCCGTCGGCCCCCTGCTCTGCGTGCCGGTCGATGGGCGTGGCCCGGCCGTCGGGCGGCGCTGTCGGCGTGGGCCATGTGGTGCGCAGGAGGTCCACGAAGGCCTCGGCGGCGCCGGTGGGCGGCACGCGCGCGTAGACGGCGAGGGGGCGCTTCCAGGCCGGGTCGGGGGTGAGGATGGCGCAGTCCTCGCCCACCGCCCCGCGCACGACGTCGGCCGACGCCACGCACACCCCGACCCCGGCGGCGGCCATGCGCACGGCCGTCGAGGTGTGCTCGGTCCACACGGCGGTGCGCGGCCGGAACCCGGCCTTCCCGCAGGCCCAGTCGAGGAACCGCTCACCCTGGACGACGGGTTCCAGCGCGCAGCGGACCCAGGCCCGGTCCACCAGCTCCGGCAGCCGCACCGTCGTACGGCCCGCGAGCCGGTCGTCGAACGGGACCACCAGGACCAGCTCCTCCTCGCCGACCGGTACGACGGTGCCGGGCGGGTCGGCGGGCACCGGGCCGAAGGCGAGGTCGGCGGTGCCGCGCTGCACGGCCTCCTCCAGGGCCTCGGCGGTGGCGTACTCGTGCAGCCGCAGCAGGACCCGGGGACGGGCGGCGCGCCAGCGGGCGAAGACGTCGGGCAGGACGCCGACGGCGAGGGAGTGCAGGGTGGCGACGTGCAGTTCGCCGCCCTCGGCGCCGGCGGTGGCGCGGGCCGCCCGGCGGGCCTGCGCGGCGCTGCGGACGGCGAGTTCGGCGTGCGGCAGGAAGGCCCGCCCCATCGGGGTGAGGCGCACACCGCGCGCCATGCGCTCCAGCAGGGCGCCGCCGACCGACTTCTCCAGGGCCTTGATCTGGTGCGAGAGCGCGGGCTGCGTGACGTGCAGGACGTCCGCCGCACGGGTGAACGACGCCTCCTGGACGACCGTCACGAAG
This genomic interval from Streptomyces sp. NBC_00557 contains the following:
- a CDS encoding LysR family transcriptional regulator, translated to MSLRQMEYFVTVVQEASFTRAADVLHVTQPALSHQIKALEKSVGGALLERMARGVRLTPMGRAFLPHAELAVRSAAQARRAARATAGAEGGELHVATLHSLAVGVLPDVFARWRAARPRVLLRLHEYATAEALEEAVQRGTADLAFGPVPADPPGTVVPVGEEELVLVVPFDDRLAGRTTVRLPELVDRAWVRCALEPVVQGERFLDWACGKAGFRPRTAVWTEHTSTAVRMAAAGVGVCVASADVVRGAVGEDCAILTPDPAWKRPLAVYARVPPTGAAEAFVDLLRTTWPTPTAPPDGRATPIDRHAEQGADGAPGVQGHGVDDLPAPQELR
- the treY gene encoding malto-oligosyltrehalose synthase, giving the protein MTSARPGPAVPTATYRLQLQPAFPFAAAAAAVPYLASLGVSHLHLSPVLEAVPGSPHGYDVVDHTRVREELGGEEGLRWLARTAREHGLGLVADIVPNHMAMAPRHNAPLWEVLREGPGSPYARWFDIDWEAQGGQVLLPVLGGPLASQLEHLVVDGDVLRYHEHAFPLRAGTAGLPLPELLDAQWYRPVWWRLARTELNYRRFFSISELIGVRVEDPEVFEATHAKILQLLHEGVLDGLRVDHPDGLADPDGYLARLHEATGGRWTVVEKILADGERLPASWPVAGTTGYDALRQIDGLFTDQTGAYELLGRYRAFAAPQTDRGGNWEATVRRAAYKVLTHELATETDRLTRAATRLCATSPDLDLRDRAPWALRTAVEELLVRMRVYRPYASTDAASVITEDAAEEARLAFVVPEEADAVGVVRRLLVEPPGDPSAPDHAGRVEFRTRFAQTASALRAKSVEDTAFYRYVPLLSATEVGGDPGRPGVSPEDFHAYCARMQRDWPDTGTVVSTHDTKRSADVRAALAVLTECPDRWAELLAEVNRPEEGVGVPDGQLAWAAWQTVFGLGPAEEERVQQALLKHAREAGMYTSWTEQEPPYEEAVAAFVAAGPCGPPGERVAAFRKALEPHIRANVLGTALVHLTMPGVPDLYQGTEGEYRALVDPDNRRPVSFPPEVPGEKDALTAAALRLRARRPAAFGASGSYDPLTAEGPAAGHCVAFARSGEVVTAVTRLSLRLAETGGWRETRLTLPPGRWTDVLTPDREFTGDTPLADLFDQWPVALLERTEDA